The Candidatus Methylomirabilota bacterium genome segment TGCCCTGCCGCGCGAGCCAGAAGGCGCTCGTCGCCGAGAGCGTCGTCTTGCCGAGCCCGCCCTTGCCGCCGAACATGATGTACCGCCGGTCCGGCTGGCTCTCGAACACGGTCCGGAGCGACACGGCTAGCCCAGGACGTCGGTGACGTCGCGCTCGCGCAGCATCCGGCGCTTCCAGCCGGCGATCTGCGGCGTGACGTAGGGCAGGAGCCGGAGCGCGTAGTAGGGCGGCAGGATCGGCACGCCGAGCAGGTCGCCCATCGTGATCAGGATGAACAGGTGCTCCATGCTCGCCCGCGTGCGGACGGCGTGCCGGGTCATCTCGTGCGAGGACATGCCGTAGACGATGTCCCGGAACACGCCCAGCACGCCCTTCTTCTTCGGCTTCGTCTCGTCGGCCATCGCTCTCTCCGTCTCAGAGTCCGTGCAGGTCGTACTCGTCCTTTTCCCAGAATTCCCGGCGCCGCGCCATGTGCCGTTTCCACGTCGCGATCTCGGGCACGACGTACGGCAGCAGCCGGAGCGAGTAGACCGGCGGCAGCACCGGCACGCCGATCAGGTCGCCGAACGTCACGACCATGAAGACCGCTTCGAGCTCGTGCCGCATCTCCACGGCGTGCCGGGCGAACTCGTACCCCGTCATGCCGTAGAAGAACTTGGAGGCCGCCGCCCTCAGACCGGTGAGGCGCTCCGCGAAGGAGCGGGTCATGCCGGCTCCGCGATCCGGCGCCCGGGAGAGCCGCGGCTCCCCCGGGCGCCACGTGAGAAGCGCGTCAGGCGCGCGCCGCCGCCGGCCTCGGCTGCGTCACCGGATGGCGGCGATAGCGCTGGAACGCGCGCCAGCCGTCGATGCCGATGAGGACCGCCGCCGCCACGAGCAGCAGCGCCACGAGCACCATCAGCCCCGAGCCGACGACGGGGATCATGCGTCCCGCCGCGAGGTTAGGGTTGTAGACGTTCGCGTAGATGTTGTACGCGGTGACCAGGAGCGACGCCAGCGTCGTGAGGTACATGAAGAGCGCCGGCAGGCCCGCGTAGAGCCAGTTCTTGCCGACGGACGCCAGCCACACGGTCACCAGCAGGAGCGACAGCGCCGCCATCATCTGGTTGGCGCCGCCGAAGAGCTGCCAGAGGTAGACCCACGTCCCGGTCATCATCAGGAGGATCGCCAGCGCGACGCAGATCAGCGACGCGACGTGCTGGTTGCGGACCGGCGGGATCACGTCGCCCAGCCACTCGCTGAGCGTGATCCGCTGGACGCGGAACAGGAGCTGCGTGACGACGAGCACGATGACGATGAAGGCCGCGAACGCGAGCGACGTCGCGTACTGGATCGGCAGGCCCCAGACGCTGATGAACCCGCCGAGCCCGGTCGCGAAGGCGCCGACCGGCGCGCCCTTGGCGCCGACGGAGACGGCCAGGAGCGCCAGCAGGCCGAGCAGGAACTCGGCGAACATCGAGCCGCCCCCGATCGGGAGCATGTCGGCCTCGTTCTGGATCTGGCGCGCCGTGCCGACCGCGCCGAAGAGCGCGTGCCATCCAGAGATGGCGCCGCACGCGATCGTCACGAAGAGCATCGGCCAGAGCGGCATGATCCCGGCCGGACCGAGCTGCACGTTGAAGCCCTTGAAGGCGGGGATGACGAACTGCGCGACCTCGGGCTTGAGGAATGGCGCCACGAGGGCGCCCGTGAGGCCGAGCACCATGGAGAGCGCGGTGATCCAGAAGCCCACGTAGATGACGGGCTGCGCCATGCGCCAGATGGGCAGCACCGAGCCCGCGTAGCAGAACGCCGAGATCGCCAGCGCCCAGAAGAGCAGGCTCGGCATGAGCTTCGCGTCGGCGCCCTTGAAGTTCGCGAGCGTGGGATCGAAGTAGGTCACGAGCGGCGCGCCGCCGGACAGGCTGTTGAGGCCGGCGTTGAACGCCTTGAAGACCTCCTCCGTGAAGCCGCCGCCGAGGATCGCGATGAGCGTCACGCCGACGGTCAGGACCGTCGCGCCGACGAGCCCGGTGCGCCAGCGGTAGAGCATCTGGCCCAGCAGGAGCCCCATCACCGTGAGGACGATGACGCCGAGCTGGGTCTTCGGCTGCGCCTCGAGCACGGTGGCCATGATGCCGACGAACGCGCCGGCCACGAGCAGGAGATAGAAGAAGATGAACACGAAGAGGATCGACCGCGTGCGCGGCGACACGAGCCGGTGCGCGATCGCCGAGAGGCTGTTGCCCTCGTTGCGGACCGAGATCACGATCCCGCTGTAGTCGCTGGCCCACCCGAGGAACGACACGCCGAGGATCAGCCAGATGATCGCCGGCAGCCAGCCCCAGAGGTTGGCGGCCACGATCGCGCCGATGATCGGCCCGGCGGCGGCGATCGACTTGAAGTGGTAGCCGAACAGGATGTTCCTGTTCGTCGGCATGAAGTCGACGCCATCCATGTAGAGCGTGGCGGGCGTGGCCCGCTTCGGATCGGCCTGGATGACGCGGCGGTCGATTCGCCGGGCGTAGAGGGTGTACGCGAGGTACACCGTCACCGCCCCGATGATGACTGCCAATAAGGTATTCATCCTGCCTCCTCCTTGGTCAGTGTGCGTTCGATGACGGCGACCGGGTCGCGGATGGCTCCTCCTTTCGACGGAGCGCCTGGGCGATCAGGGCGTCCACCCGCGAGAAATCCGAGCCGACGTATCGCTGGCCCTCGATCGCGAAGGCCGGGTAGCGCCAGAAGCGGTGGACGAGGGACTTGACGAACCCTTCGAGCGACGCGACGTCGATCAGCCGGATGCGGACCCGCTGGTCGAACTTCTCCGGCAGCGTGCCCGCCCACGTGGAGAGGTCGTGGAACTCGGCCTTGAGGTCGTCCGGCAGGGCCGACTGGGCGAGGTCCCGCTGCACCTTCTGCCGGAGCCCCATGACCTGCCAGGTCACTTCGCAGTGCTTTCAGTGGTTGTACTGGGTGGGGACGTAGGTGACGATGTCGACGCGGACGGAGCGGTCCAGGGACATCGAGGTCATCGACCACCCTCCCCCGACGAGCCGTTAACTACCGGCCATGGCTGCGAGAATACTACTATAGGCGAGCGTCCTGGACCGAACTTTCGGGGAGCCATGACGATGGGGAACGACAGGTGGCTGGAGCTGGACGACGAGGCACTCGAGCGCCTGCTGGTCGAGCGCTGGCTCACGCGCGGCGTGACGCTGGCGGTCATCCTGATCGCCGCGATCGCCGCGACCTGGCTCGGCCTCCGCGGCGTCGAGACGCTCGCGGATCACGTGACCGTCGGCGTCTTCGTGGCCCTGGCTCTCGCCGCGGGGGTCGTCGGCTTCACGATGCGCCAGGAGGATCTTCGGATCATCCGCGAGCTGCGCCGCCGGCGCGCCGCCTCGCCGATTCCTTGACGGGCGTCGGGGCTCGAAGGTAGAGTCAGACCGACCGGTCGGTCTGACGGAGGGAGCCCTGCCGTGCACTTTGCCGACAGCCGTTTAGCGCCCGTCTGGGACAGGGTCCAGGCCGGCCGGCGCCTCACCCGCGACGACGGCCTCCTCCTCTTCGAGACCGACGACCTCCTGGGCGTCGGCCGCATGGCCGACCACGTGAAGTCGCGTCGCGAGGGCGACCGCGTCTACTTCGTCATCAA includes the following:
- a CDS encoding carbon starvation CstA family protein, which translates into the protein MNTLLAVIIGAVTVYLAYTLYARRIDRRVIQADPKRATPATLYMDGVDFMPTNRNILFGYHFKSIAAAGPIIGAIVAANLWGWLPAIIWLILGVSFLGWASDYSGIVISVRNEGNSLSAIAHRLVSPRTRSILFVFIFFYLLLVAGAFVGIMATVLEAQPKTQLGVIVLTVMGLLLGQMLYRWRTGLVGATVLTVGVTLIAILGGGFTEEVFKAFNAGLNSLSGGAPLVTYFDPTLANFKGADAKLMPSLLFWALAISAFCYAGSVLPIWRMAQPVIYVGFWITALSMVLGLTGALVAPFLKPEVAQFVIPAFKGFNVQLGPAGIMPLWPMLFVTIACGAISGWHALFGAVGTARQIQNEADMLPIGGGSMFAEFLLGLLALLAVSVGAKGAPVGAFATGLGGFISVWGLPIQYATSLAFAAFIVIVLVVTQLLFRVQRITLSEWLGDVIPPVRNQHVASLICVALAILLMMTGTWVYLWQLFGGANQMMAALSLLLVTVWLASVGKNWLYAGLPALFMYLTTLASLLVTAYNIYANVYNPNLAAGRMIPVVGSGLMVLVALLLVAAAVLIGIDGWRAFQRYRRHPVTQPRPAAARA